Proteins encoded by one window of Halobaculum halobium:
- a CDS encoding aldo/keto reductase — MEYTTLGDTGMTVSRICLGCMSFGDPDWRDWVLDEEEGTELVERAIDLGVNFFDTANMYSNGESERVLGDALAGYDRDEFVVATKGYFQMREGDPNSGGLSRKAVQQELDNSLDRLGMDTVDLYQTHRWDGETPIEGTVRALDEAVRDRKARYVGASSMWAHQFAEALHTADRLGLERYVTMQNHYNLLYREEEREMLPLCEREGVGVIPWSPLARGWLARPVDELDATTRGESEEHARRHPYLEGGGEEINARVAELADDRGVKMAQIALAWLFEQDAVDAPIVGTTSVEHLEDAVEALDISLSSSEMTYLEEPYEPVRVSGHE; from the coding sequence ATGGAGTACACCACCCTCGGTGACACGGGCATGACCGTCTCGCGGATCTGCCTGGGCTGTATGAGCTTCGGCGACCCCGACTGGCGCGACTGGGTCCTCGACGAGGAGGAGGGGACCGAACTCGTCGAGCGCGCGATCGACCTCGGGGTGAACTTCTTCGACACCGCTAATATGTACTCCAACGGCGAGTCCGAGCGGGTCCTCGGCGACGCGCTCGCGGGGTACGACCGCGACGAGTTCGTCGTCGCGACGAAGGGCTACTTCCAGATGCGCGAGGGCGACCCGAACTCCGGCGGTCTCTCCCGGAAAGCGGTCCAGCAGGAGTTGGACAACTCGCTCGACCGACTGGGGATGGACACCGTCGACCTGTATCAGACGCACCGATGGGACGGCGAGACCCCGATCGAGGGGACGGTTCGAGCCCTCGACGAGGCGGTTCGCGACCGCAAGGCGCGCTACGTCGGTGCCTCCTCGATGTGGGCCCACCAGTTCGCCGAGGCGCTGCACACGGCCGACCGCCTCGGACTGGAGCGGTACGTAACGATGCAGAACCACTACAACCTGCTGTATCGCGAGGAAGAGCGCGAGATGCTCCCGCTGTGCGAGCGCGAGGGCGTCGGCGTGATCCCGTGGTCGCCGCTGGCCCGCGGGTGGCTCGCCCGCCCGGTCGACGAACTCGACGCGACGACGCGCGGCGAGAGCGAGGAGCACGCCCGCCGCCACCCGTACCTGGAGGGCGGCGGCGAGGAGATCAACGCCCGCGTCGCCGAGTTGGCCGACGATCGGGGCGTGAAGATGGCCCAGATCGCCCTCGCGTGGCTGTTCGAACAGGACGCCGTCGACGCCCCCATCGTGGGGACGACGAGCGTCGAACACCTCGAAGACGCCGTCGAAGCGCTCGACATCTCGCTGTCTTCGTCGGAGATGACGTATCTGGAGGAGCCGTACGAGCCGGTCCGGGTGTCGGGTCACGAATAG
- a CDS encoding S8 family serine peptidase, whose translation MSRHRRRTFLKLSGGVLGGIFAGTTVTAAERTDRFIVKTNGGGVPADLDVVHELPGVDFAVVADSEQAVRKSAAVTGYAADLEVRLADPEVNQRSPDVEEAGVADEPLYPLQWDKQAQDIPAAHDVTKGEGTRVAIIDSGVYADHPDLDVNMELSRNFTDDGEGAGVPAGDDHGTHVAGTVAAVDNDEGVVGTAPATDLVDCRVFSYAPGASFGDILAAVVYSAAIDADVANLSLGAYPIPRQGQGSFYGKVLNSAMTYANKQGTLLVIAAGNDAADLQRDKNFISLPNEGAQAVSVAATGPIGFGWGDDGLDAPPESPSFFTNYGTNAITLGAPGGDADLSAIGSGVPWYNDLVLSTTADVEYVYEDVDGDGEEEPVDYLGAEPTYGWKAGTSMAAPNVAGAAALVKSANPDYNANQIESALKQAADVPDGYDKTYYGSGFLNVVDAL comes from the coding sequence ATGTCTCGACATAGACGTCGGACGTTCCTGAAGCTGAGCGGTGGCGTATTGGGCGGCATCTTCGCCGGCACGACCGTGACGGCGGCCGAGCGGACGGACCGGTTCATCGTGAAGACCAACGGTGGCGGGGTGCCGGCCGACCTCGATGTCGTCCACGAGCTGCCCGGTGTGGACTTCGCCGTCGTCGCGGATAGCGAACAAGCGGTGCGCAAATCGGCGGCCGTAACGGGATACGCGGCCGACCTAGAGGTTCGCCTCGCCGACCCGGAGGTAAATCAGCGGAGTCCGGACGTCGAAGAGGCGGGAGTAGCGGACGAGCCGCTGTACCCGCTCCAGTGGGACAAACAGGCTCAAGACATTCCGGCCGCACACGACGTGACGAAAGGGGAGGGCACACGCGTCGCGATCATCGATTCAGGTGTGTACGCGGACCACCCGGACCTGGACGTGAACATGGAGCTCTCCCGGAACTTCACCGACGACGGGGAAGGAGCGGGAGTGCCCGCGGGCGACGACCACGGGACGCACGTCGCCGGGACGGTCGCGGCGGTCGATAACGACGAGGGAGTCGTCGGAACCGCTCCCGCGACGGATCTGGTCGACTGCCGCGTGTTCTCGTACGCACCGGGGGCGTCCTTCGGCGACATCCTGGCCGCGGTGGTGTACAGCGCCGCGATCGACGCCGACGTCGCGAACCTCTCCCTGGGCGCGTACCCGATCCCGCGACAGGGACAGGGGTCGTTCTACGGGAAGGTCCTCAACAGCGCGATGACGTACGCGAACAAGCAGGGCACCTTGCTGGTGATCGCCGCCGGCAACGACGCCGCGGACCTCCAGCGCGACAAGAACTTCATCAGCCTGCCAAACGAGGGCGCACAGGCGGTGTCGGTCGCAGCGACCGGTCCGATCGGGTTCGGCTGGGGTGACGACGGACTCGACGCCCCGCCCGAGAGCCCGTCGTTCTTCACGAACTACGGCACGAACGCGATCACCCTTGGAGCGCCCGGCGGCGACGCGGATCTGTCCGCGATCGGCTCCGGCGTTCCGTGGTACAACGACCTCGTTCTCAGTACGACCGCAGACGTCGAGTACGTGTACGAGGACGTAGACGGGGACGGAGAGGAGGAGCCCGTCGACTATCTCGGCGCCGAGCCCACGTACGGCTGGAAGGCCGGCACGTCGATGGCGGCGCCGAACGTCGCCGGGGCGGCCGCGCTCGTCAAAAGCGCCAACCCAGACTACAACGCCAATCAGATCGAAAGCGCCCTCAAGCAGGCCGCCGATGTCCCCGACGGCTACGACAAGACGTACTACGGGTCCGGCTTCCTGAACGTCGTCGACGCGTTGTGA
- a CDS encoding DUF7543 family protein — translation MPWKEAETPERYDEWEREDGYATLRVRERRDGSYVVRLDRLEQAPDGRGYRRERVADRERADELIEEWKTAFDRYGE, via the coding sequence ATGCCCTGGAAGGAGGCCGAGACGCCCGAGCGGTACGACGAGTGGGAACGCGAGGACGGGTACGCGACGCTTCGGGTCCGCGAGCGCCGCGACGGCAGCTACGTCGTCCGGCTGGACCGCCTCGAACAGGCGCCCGACGGCCGTGGCTACCGGCGCGAGCGCGTCGCCGATCGCGAGCGCGCGGACGAACTGATCGAGGAGTGGAAAACGGCGTTCGACCGCTACGGGGAGTGA
- a CDS encoding CBS domain-containing protein, whose product MSEGTTELSSAAVKAYMTRDVATVSPDDTVKEAVERIIDSNHNGFPVTDGRTVVGFISARDLLSADGDAPVFTVMSDDIIVAHPEMDINDAARVILRSGIQKLPVVDDAGHLVGIISNTDVIRSQIERATPEKVGKLMRTLEEIHGISTSEDRRDVRLDDLLPTQARVYADELEGRRYELERGLAEPLVVIDNPSASGEIEDDGTLVLADGHHRVMAAHRLGIDEMDAYVIVIADHVELGMERTARKEGLQSITDIEVVDYARHPLVETTRRFQSDDE is encoded by the coding sequence ATGAGCGAGGGCACAACCGAGCTGTCGAGCGCGGCGGTCAAGGCGTACATGACCCGGGACGTGGCGACGGTGTCGCCCGACGACACGGTCAAAGAGGCCGTCGAGCGGATCATCGACAGCAACCACAACGGGTTCCCCGTCACCGACGGGCGCACCGTGGTGGGGTTCATCTCCGCGCGCGACCTGCTGTCGGCCGACGGCGACGCGCCGGTGTTCACCGTGATGAGCGACGACATCATCGTCGCCCACCCGGAGATGGATATCAACGACGCCGCCCGGGTGATCCTCCGTTCGGGCATCCAGAAGCTCCCGGTGGTCGACGACGCTGGCCACCTCGTCGGCATCATCTCCAACACGGACGTGATCCGCTCGCAGATCGAGCGGGCGACCCCCGAGAAGGTGGGGAAGCTGATGCGCACACTCGAGGAGATCCACGGCATCTCCACCAGCGAGGATCGGCGGGACGTCCGCCTTGACGACCTCCTCCCGACCCAAGCCCGGGTGTACGCCGACGAGCTAGAGGGACGCCGCTACGAACTCGAACGCGGCCTCGCTGAACCGCTGGTCGTCATCGACAATCCGAGCGCCAGCGGCGAGATCGAAGACGACGGCACGCTCGTGCTCGCGGACGGCCATCACCGCGTGATGGCGGCTCACCGGCTCGGGATCGACGAGATGGACGCGTACGTCATCGTGATCGCCGACCACGTCGAACTCGGCATGGAGCGCACGGCGCGCAAGGAGGGCCTGCAGTCGATCACCGACATCGAGGTGGTGGACTACGCGCGCCACCCGCTGGTCGAAACGACGAGACGGTTCCAAAGCGACGACGAGTGA
- a CDS encoding DHH family phosphoesterase, translating to MRRLVLGCGTVGNDIVESLTDRSGDLHVITDDSGRVSALRDEHVAALEADPRDPDNYPDHADLVVVAGASATANLTAADRARDRFPHAMLVAYAGDDATEADLRALRELADRVIDPIGVAADRVLEVATGETADRLRELVRTLRSVDGKLAVVAHDNPDPDAIASAVALVRIAQFAGTDAEACYYGDISHQENRALVNLLNINMRQLDPEVDPREEFAGFALVDHSRPGVNDSLPTDVEPVVVVDHHPPREPIDARFVDLRDDVGATSTLMVEYLDRFGLTPGAEVATALLYGIRIDTKDFTREVSEADFDAAASLLSHADTEVLDRVESPSLTPGVLDVLARAIEAREQRGSVVASCVGKIADRDALAQAAERLLDMEGVDTTLVYGYRDGVVYASGRARGADLDLGETLRDALDQMGSAGGHADMAGAQLSLGILADVGDDSAESLTEIVRDTVAGRFFETLEDAPKAPRRSTDRAVAFPDED from the coding sequence ATGCGTCGGCTGGTGCTCGGCTGCGGAACCGTCGGCAACGACATCGTCGAGTCGCTGACCGACCGGTCTGGCGACCTTCACGTGATCACCGACGACAGCGGTCGGGTCTCCGCGCTGCGCGACGAACACGTCGCCGCGCTGGAAGCCGACCCGCGCGATCCCGACAACTACCCGGACCACGCCGATCTGGTCGTCGTCGCGGGCGCGTCCGCCACGGCGAACCTCACTGCGGCCGATCGCGCCCGCGATCGGTTTCCTCACGCGATGCTCGTCGCGTACGCGGGCGACGACGCGACCGAGGCGGACCTCCGAGCGCTCCGGGAGCTGGCCGATCGCGTCATCGATCCCATCGGCGTCGCTGCCGACCGCGTGCTCGAGGTGGCGACGGGCGAGACCGCAGACCGACTCCGCGAACTGGTCCGCACCCTCCGCTCGGTCGACGGGAAACTCGCGGTCGTCGCCCACGACAACCCCGATCCAGACGCCATCGCCTCGGCGGTCGCGCTGGTCCGGATCGCACAGTTCGCCGGCACCGACGCCGAGGCCTGCTACTACGGGGACATCTCCCACCAGGAGAACCGCGCGCTCGTGAACCTCCTCAACATCAATATGCGCCAGCTCGACCCCGAGGTCGACCCCCGCGAGGAGTTCGCGGGCTTCGCGCTCGTCGACCACTCGCGCCCGGGCGTCAACGACTCGCTTCCGACCGACGTCGAGCCGGTCGTCGTCGTCGACCACCACCCGCCGCGAGAGCCGATCGACGCCAGGTTCGTCGACCTGCGCGACGACGTCGGCGCCACCTCCACGCTCATGGTCGAGTACCTCGACCGCTTCGGGCTGACCCCGGGGGCGGAGGTGGCGACCGCCCTGCTGTACGGCATTCGAATCGACACGAAGGACTTCACCCGGGAGGTGAGCGAAGCGGACTTTGACGCCGCAGCGTCGCTGCTGTCGCACGCGGACACGGAGGTCCTCGATCGCGTGGAGTCGCCGAGTCTCACCCCCGGAGTGTTGGACGTGCTCGCCCGCGCTATCGAGGCGCGCGAACAGCGGGGGTCCGTCGTCGCCTCCTGCGTGGGGAAGATCGCTGACCGCGACGCCCTCGCGCAGGCCGCCGAACGGCTGCTCGACATGGAGGGCGTCGACACGACGCTGGTGTACGGCTACCGCGACGGCGTCGTCTACGCCTCGGGCCGCGCGCGCGGCGCGGACCTCGACCTCGGCGAGACGCTGCGCGACGCCCTCGACCAAATGGGATCCGCCGGCGGTCACGCCGACATGGCTGGCGCACAGCTCTCGCTCGGGATCCTCGCGGACGTGGGCGACGACTCGGCCGAGTCGCTCACGGAGATCGTCCGCGACACGGTCGCCGGCAGGTTCTTCGAAACGCTCGAGGACGCGCCGAAGGCCCCCCGTCGGTCCACCGACCGGGCGGTCGCGTTCCCCGACGAGGACTGA
- a CDS encoding NADH-quinone oxidoreductase subunit N, with the protein MEPALLQADQLPQWAALAPALALAVTGLLLVAVDSINPDDSQPALLAGIATVGSLTSLGLAGWFLSAGTGQPGTGGAIALFGDALVVDGMALFFQALFASVTALVVVASYDYLSDNPHQAEFYSLVLFAATGMALMAAANSLAVAFIALELASLPSYALVAFLKRDAGSVEAGLKYFLIGALSSSVFAFGISLVYAATGSLLLPDVYDALAGGPEGLTGVAAVGILMVAGGFAFKTASVPFHFWAPEAYEGAPAPVSAFLSSASKAAGFAVAFRVFVVGFPLDAGIDWVLLFQVLAVVTMTLGNFAAATQEEVKRMLAYSSIGHAGYALIGLAAFTGGAGGDVLGASMAHLLVYGFMNTGAFLFVALAEHWGVGRTFDDYAGLASKAPMASVAMSVFMFSLAGLPPFGGFFSKYFLFMGAIDAGFWWLAAVGAVNSALSLFYYSRVVKALWLDDVVGEFELGSTPTALYAAIVFAAVATVLLLPGFAPVIETAQSVATTIVP; encoded by the coding sequence ATGGAGCCCGCGCTTCTCCAGGCCGATCAGCTCCCGCAGTGGGCCGCGCTCGCGCCGGCGCTGGCGCTCGCGGTGACCGGCCTCCTGCTGGTCGCCGTCGACAGCATCAACCCGGACGACTCCCAGCCGGCCCTGCTGGCGGGCATCGCGACCGTCGGGTCGCTGACCTCGCTCGGGCTCGCTGGCTGGTTCCTCTCGGCGGGGACCGGACAGCCTGGCACCGGCGGCGCTATCGCGCTGTTCGGCGACGCGCTCGTCGTCGACGGGATGGCGCTGTTCTTCCAAGCGCTGTTCGCCTCCGTGACCGCGCTCGTCGTGGTGGCGAGCTACGACTACCTCAGCGATAACCCGCACCAAGCGGAGTTCTACTCGCTGGTGCTGTTCGCGGCGACCGGGATGGCGCTGATGGCGGCGGCCAACTCCCTGGCCGTGGCGTTCATCGCGCTCGAACTCGCCTCGCTGCCGTCGTACGCGCTGGTCGCATTCTTGAAGCGCGACGCCGGCAGCGTCGAGGCGGGGCTGAAGTACTTCCTCATCGGCGCGCTGTCGTCGTCGGTGTTCGCGTTCGGTATCTCGCTGGTGTACGCCGCGACCGGGAGCCTCCTGCTGCCCGACGTGTACGACGCGCTCGCCGGCGGTCCGGAGGGACTCACCGGCGTTGCGGCCGTCGGCATCCTGATGGTCGCAGGCGGCTTCGCGTTCAAGACGGCCTCCGTCCCGTTCCACTTCTGGGCGCCGGAGGCGTACGAGGGCGCGCCCGCGCCCGTCTCGGCGTTCCTCTCGTCCGCCTCGAAGGCGGCCGGCTTCGCGGTCGCGTTCCGCGTGTTCGTCGTCGGCTTCCCGCTGGACGCTGGCATCGACTGGGTGCTCCTGTTCCAGGTGCTCGCGGTCGTCACGATGACGCTCGGGAACTTCGCCGCCGCGACCCAAGAGGAGGTCAAGCGGATGCTCGCGTACTCCTCGATCGGCCACGCGGGCTACGCGCTCATCGGTCTCGCCGCCTTCACCGGCGGCGCCGGGGGTGACGTGCTCGGCGCGTCGATGGCGCACCTGCTCGTGTACGGGTTCATGAACACCGGCGCGTTCCTGTTCGTCGCGCTCGCAGAACACTGGGGCGTCGGCCGCACCTTCGACGACTACGCGGGGCTGGCGAGCAAGGCGCCGATGGCGTCTGTCGCGATGTCCGTGTTCATGTTCTCGCTGGCGGGGCTGCCCCCGTTCGGCGGGTTCTTCTCGAAGTACTTCCTGTTCATGGGCGCCATCGACGCCGGCTTCTGGTGGCTCGCGGCCGTCGGCGCAGTCAACAGCGCGCTGTCGCTGTTCTACTACAGCCGCGTCGTGAAGGCGCTGTGGCTCGACGACGTCGTCGGCGAGTTCGAACTCGGCTCGACGCCGACGGCGCTGTACGCCGCGATCGTGTTCGCCGCCGTCGCGACGGTGCTGCTGCTGCCCGGCTTTGCACCCGTCATCGAGACGGCGCAGTCGGTCGCGACGACGATCGTCCCCTGA
- a CDS encoding complex I subunit 4 family protein: MIIEALIGVTFLAALVVMLAPDKYAGKLAFALSLLPVVGSLYMWAGFDAGGNALMAGSIAYETQFEWLTVAGYDLQWFVGVDGISLPLVVLSTVLSSLAIVSAWTPIDARQSQFYGLMLFMEANLLGVFTALDFFLWFVFWEAVLVPMYFLIGVWGGPRRKYAAIKFFVYTNIASLVMFIGFMALVFNLPVSSFGLPEITQSLQNGGLADLNYLGLSADTLKLAAFAAMFAGFAVKVPVVPFHTWLPDAHVEAPTPVSVMLAGVLLKMGTYALLRFNFTMLPDVATRPLVATVIAAIAVISVIYGAMLALAQQDLKRIVAYSSVSSMGYVILGLIAYTGLGIGGATFQMVAHGLISGLMFMAVGVIYNVTHTRMVGDMSGMADKMPITVGILIAGAFGYMGLPLMAGFAAEYFIFQGAFASTVIPSAPLFTAASMFGIVIVAGYLLFAMQRTLFGEFSLETDYEVRRAYFHDVAPLAVLLLCTIALGVAPNIFFEMITDAIEPVVAVVGGGA, translated from the coding sequence GTGATTATTGAAGCACTCATCGGAGTCACGTTCCTCGCTGCGCTGGTCGTCATGCTGGCGCCCGACAAGTACGCCGGGAAGCTCGCGTTCGCGCTGAGCCTCCTGCCGGTCGTCGGGAGCCTGTACATGTGGGCCGGCTTCGACGCCGGCGGGAACGCGCTCATGGCCGGGAGCATCGCCTACGAAACGCAGTTCGAATGGCTGACGGTCGCCGGCTACGACCTCCAGTGGTTCGTCGGCGTCGACGGGATCAGCCTCCCGCTGGTGGTGCTGTCGACGGTGCTGTCCTCGCTGGCCATCGTGTCTGCGTGGACGCCCATCGACGCGCGTCAGTCGCAGTTCTACGGCCTCATGCTGTTCATGGAGGCGAACCTCCTGGGCGTGTTCACCGCCCTCGACTTCTTCCTGTGGTTCGTGTTCTGGGAGGCCGTGCTGGTCCCGATGTACTTCCTCATCGGCGTGTGGGGCGGCCCGCGCCGGAAGTACGCCGCGATCAAGTTCTTCGTCTACACGAACATCGCCAGTCTCGTCATGTTCATCGGGTTCATGGCGCTGGTGTTCAACCTCCCCGTCAGCTCCTTCGGGCTGCCGGAGATCACCCAGTCGCTGCAGAACGGCGGGCTGGCCGATCTGAACTACCTCGGGCTCTCCGCCGACACGCTGAAGCTCGCGGCGTTCGCGGCCATGTTCGCCGGCTTCGCGGTGAAGGTGCCCGTGGTTCCGTTCCACACCTGGCTGCCCGACGCTCACGTCGAGGCGCCGACGCCGGTGTCGGTGATGCTGGCGGGCGTGCTCCTGAAGATGGGGACTTACGCGCTGCTGCGGTTCAACTTCACCATGCTCCCCGACGTGGCGACTCGCCCGTTGGTGGCAACAGTCATCGCGGCGATCGCGGTGATATCCGTCATCTACGGTGCGATGCTCGCGCTGGCCCAGCAGGACCTGAAGCGCATCGTCGCGTACTCTTCAGTCTCCTCGATGGGATACGTCATCCTCGGCCTCATCGCGTACACGGGGCTCGGGATCGGCGGCGCGACGTTCCAGATGGTCGCCCACGGCCTCATCTCGGGGCTGATGTTCATGGCGGTCGGCGTCATCTACAACGTCACGCACACGCGAATGGTGGGCGACATGTCCGGGATGGCGGACAAGATGCCTATCACGGTCGGCATCCTCATCGCCGGCGCGTTCGGGTACATGGGCCTCCCGCTCATGGCCGGGTTCGCCGCCGAGTACTTCATCTTCCAGGGGGCGTTCGCGTCCACGGTGATCCCGTCTGCGCCGCTGTTCACCGCGGCGTCGATGTTCGGCATCGTCATCGTGGCGGGGTACCTCCTGTTCGCGATGCAGCGGACGCTGTTCGGGGAGTTCTCCCTCGAAACCGACTACGAGGTTCGCCGCGCGTACTTCCACGACGTGGCGCCGCTGGCGGTGCTGCTGCTTTGCACCATCGCGCTCGGCGTCGCACCGAACATCTTCTTCGAGATGATCACTGACGCGATCGAGCCGGTCGTCGCGGTCGTCGGGGGTGGTGCCTGA
- the nuoL gene encoding NADH-quinone oxidoreductase subunit L, whose translation MAGIFDFGPAIVLLPFLSFLIAVGTALSGRDLLPKGGAIPGIAATAGSLVLSVAMAAAVAGGEVYDETIYTWAAGAVPGTEGIELTFGLLIDPLSSMMLVIVTLVALLVHVFSLGYMNDDGQTGLPRYYAGLGLFTASMLGFVVADNLLMAFMFFELVGLCSYLLIGFHFREPGPPSAAKKAFLVTRFGDYFFLVGVVAVFATFGTAQFVGTEAAPGFPVLAEQALAGEYTANTFLGLGSEAWFTVVGLLVLGGVIGKSAQFPLHTWLPDAMEGPTPVSALIHAATMVAAGVYLVARMYGFYAVSPTALGVIALVGGFTALFAGTMGIVKRELKQVLAYSTISQYGYMMLALGAGGYVAATFHLLTHAFFKALLFLGAGSVILAMHHNENMWDMGGLKDKMPVTYYSFLAGSLALAGIFPFAGFWSKDEILFETLIHGLDGQPLLLVGYLFGLLAVPVTAFYTFRMVFLTFHGDARTEQAESPESVRWNVKLPLAVLGVLATIAGAVNLAPIRVLTGAHVDFLHAWLDGGFSDLTVHHYAEIDPYSSAYIGTELTTVLLGAAVSLGLALLGLGLAYRLYAVPEPVEHTDKLGSAKNLLYDNYYQDEYQVYLAERVVLPLARAADTFDQGVIDGTVNAVSSVSLFSGSRIRRIQTGVVSNYAALVTLGLTALLVVFGVLGGWLL comes from the coding sequence ATGGCAGGAATCTTCGACTTCGGGCCGGCCATCGTACTGCTCCCGTTCCTCTCGTTCCTGATCGCGGTCGGGACCGCGCTCTCGGGGCGCGACCTGCTGCCGAAGGGCGGCGCCATCCCCGGCATCGCGGCGACCGCCGGGTCGCTGGTGCTTTCGGTCGCGATGGCCGCGGCCGTGGCGGGCGGCGAGGTCTACGACGAAACGATCTACACGTGGGCCGCCGGCGCCGTGCCGGGGACGGAGGGGATCGAACTCACCTTCGGCCTGCTCATCGACCCGCTGTCATCGATGATGCTCGTCATCGTGACGCTGGTCGCGTTGCTCGTCCACGTGTTTTCGCTGGGATACATGAACGACGACGGCCAGACGGGCCTCCCGCGGTACTACGCCGGGCTTGGCCTGTTCACGGCCTCGATGCTGGGGTTCGTCGTCGCCGACAACCTGCTCATGGCGTTCATGTTCTTCGAGCTGGTGGGGCTGTGCTCGTATCTCCTCATCGGTTTCCACTTCCGCGAGCCCGGGCCGCCGTCGGCCGCGAAGAAGGCGTTCCTGGTCACCCGCTTCGGTGACTACTTCTTCCTCGTCGGCGTCGTCGCCGTGTTCGCGACGTTCGGCACCGCGCAGTTCGTCGGCACCGAGGCCGCGCCCGGCTTCCCGGTGCTGGCCGAACAGGCGCTGGCGGGCGAGTACACGGCCAACACCTTCCTCGGGCTCGGTTCCGAGGCGTGGTTCACCGTCGTCGGCCTGCTGGTGCTCGGCGGCGTGATCGGTAAGTCCGCGCAGTTCCCGCTGCACACGTGGCTCCCCGATGCGATGGAGGGCCCGACGCCGGTCTCCGCGCTCATCCACGCGGCCACGATGGTCGCCGCCGGCGTCTACCTCGTCGCGCGGATGTACGGGTTCTACGCGGTGTCGCCGACGGCGCTGGGCGTCATCGCGCTCGTCGGCGGATTCACGGCGCTGTTCGCCGGGACGATGGGGATCGTGAAACGCGAGCTCAAGCAGGTGCTCGCGTACTCCACCATCTCGCAGTACGGCTACATGATGCTCGCGCTGGGCGCGGGCGGCTACGTGGCCGCGACGTTCCACCTGCTCACCCACGCGTTCTTCAAGGCGCTGCTGTTCCTGGGCGCCGGGTCGGTCATCCTCGCGATGCACCACAACGAGAACATGTGGGACATGGGCGGGCTCAAGGACAAGATGCCCGTCACCTACTACTCGTTCCTCGCCGGGTCGCTGGCGCTGGCGGGGATCTTCCCCTTCGCCGGCTTCTGGTCGAAAGACGAGATCCTCTTCGAAACCCTCATCCACGGGCTGGACGGCCAGCCGCTCCTGTTGGTTGGGTACCTCTTCGGCCTGCTCGCGGTTCCGGTCACCGCGTTCTACACGTTCCGGATGGTGTTCCTCACCTTCCACGGTGACGCTCGGACCGAGCAGGCGGAGTCGCCGGAGTCGGTGCGCTGGAACGTGAAGCTGCCGCTCGCGGTGTTGGGAGTGCTCGCGACGATCGCGGGCGCGGTCAATCTCGCGCCGATCCGCGTCCTCACGGGCGCGCACGTGGACTTCCTCCACGCGTGGCTCGACGGCGGCTTCTCGGACCTGACCGTCCACCACTACGCCGAAATCGATCCGTACTCCTCGGCGTACATCGGCACCGAGCTGACGACGGTCCTGCTGGGCGCGGCCGTGTCGCTCGGGCTGGCGCTGCTGGGCCTGGGGCTTGCCTACCGCCTGTACGCGGTGCCCGAACCCGTCGAGCACACCGACAAGCTCGGCTCGGCCAAGAACCTGCTGTACGATAACTACTACCAAGACGAGTATCAGGTGTACCTCGCAGAGCGGGTCGTGCTCCCCCTCGCCCGCGCCGCGGACACCTTCGATCAGGGCGTCATCGACGGCACCGTCAACGCCGTCTCGAGCGTGAGCCTGTTCTCTGGCTCGCGTATCCGCCGCATCCAGACCGGCGTCGTGAGTAACTACGCCGCGCTGGTGACGCTGGGGCTGACGGCGCTGCTCGTCGTCTTCGGGGTCCTCGGGGGGTGGTTACTGTGA
- the nuoK gene encoding NADH-quinone oxidoreductase subunit NuoK, translating to MVPPQYYLLLAAAVFCIGVFGLLTRRNALLFLMSVELMLNAANINLVAFSYYWGNVTGQTFGLFTMALAAAEVAIGIGIILVLYRNFKEIDVTEATTMRW from the coding sequence ATGGTGCCGCCGCAGTACTACCTGCTCTTGGCGGCAGCCGTCTTCTGTATCGGCGTGTTCGGGCTGTTGACCCGACGGAACGCGCTGCTGTTCTTGATGTCGGTCGAGCTGATGCTCAACGCGGCCAACATCAATCTCGTCGCGTTCTCCTACTACTGGGGGAACGTGACGGGCCAGACGTTCGGCCTGTTCACGATGGCGCTGGCGGCCGCGGAGGTCGCGATCGGCATCGGGATCATCCTCGTGCTGTACCGCAATTTCAAGGAGATCGACGTGACGGAAGCGACGACGATGAGGTGGTAA
- a CDS encoding proton-conducting membrane transporter produces MSDAGSRPRLKLGGHLVPGLAAVALFAVFAAVFLQASFGEPAGFAEGASITASIGYAMFNVDTEIISETVVSGEGFVVAFVLIAIVLDVAIDGAVFLAKREEDGSIGGVLTDGGREIRDRLRGGDD; encoded by the coding sequence GTGAGCGACGCCGGATCGCGACCGCGCCTGAAGCTCGGGGGGCACCTCGTCCCGGGGCTCGCGGCGGTCGCGCTGTTCGCCGTGTTCGCCGCGGTGTTCCTGCAGGCCTCGTTCGGCGAACCTGCCGGCTTCGCCGAGGGCGCGTCGATCACCGCGAGCATCGGCTACGCGATGTTCAACGTCGATACGGAGATCATCTCCGAGACGGTCGTCTCGGGCGAGGGCTTCGTCGTGGCGTTCGTCCTCATCGCGATCGTGCTCGACGTCGCGATCGACGGGGCCGTGTTCCTCGCGAAGCGCGAGGAGGACGGCAGTATCGGCGGCGTGCTCACCGACGGCGGACGCGAGATCCGCGACCGGCTCCGCGGAGGTGACGACTGA